A genomic segment from Saprospiraceae bacterium encodes:
- a CDS encoding type B 50S ribosomal protein L31, whose amino-acid sequence MKKDIHPAGYRFVVFKDFSCNEAFLTRSCTATKETIVWEDGKEYPLIRLEISSKSHPFFTGKMKFIDTAGRIDKFNKKFASTKFAKS is encoded by the coding sequence ATGAAAAAAGATATACATCCGGCTGGTTACCGATTTGTGGTTTTTAAGGACTTTTCTTGTAATGAAGCCTTTTTAACCCGCTCTTGTACTGCAACAAAAGAAACCATTGTTTGGGAAGATGGGAAAGAATATCCATTAATTCGTTTGGAAATTAGTTCTAAATCCCACCCGTTCTTTACTGGTAAAATGAAGTTCATTGATACTGCTGGACGGATTGACAAATTCAATAAAAAATTTGCAAGCACAAAATTCGCAAAAAGTTAA
- a CDS encoding PDZ domain-containing protein, whose translation MALRSDFTSNRLFLILILIQLVGLSIANSRELDQSASRSIRLPFKYVQSFIIVELKLENLIPVNLIFDTGAEHTIMFEKKWTDLFPNVYQREIRVIGSDLQQEIPALVTSPMGLSFGDQYSINTPLIVLKEKINDISQVIGEPVHGILSAAIFNSYQIEINYKLRLIMLHPSSKKISPSFTAVPIQIYKNKPYISTRICISDTLSQVFNLLLDTGASLSLMMYSDTTGNLQLPDKMIPGYLGSGLGGVLNGYVGKINLLQFDTFKIQEVITHFLKIQTSIGRTESQSKAGLIGNHILDKFQLIFDYQNEKLYLKTTRNYKRKIDYDKSGMIVISGGLDLNSFYIAHILQGTPAANAGLMENDQIIKINSWPTSFYSLSKINRMLQQKAGKKIKLSVRRNGQKLKFEFYLKPLI comes from the coding sequence ATGGCTTTACGATCTGATTTTACAAGTAATCGGTTGTTTTTAATTTTAATACTTATCCAATTGGTTGGATTAAGTATTGCAAATTCGCGGGAGCTAGACCAATCAGCGAGTCGAAGTATCCGTTTGCCATTTAAGTATGTTCAGTCATTTATAATCGTTGAACTGAAATTAGAGAACCTGATTCCGGTTAATCTGATATTTGATACAGGGGCTGAACACACAATCATGTTTGAAAAAAAATGGACGGATTTATTTCCAAATGTATATCAAAGAGAAATTAGAGTCATTGGATCCGATTTACAACAGGAAATTCCAGCTTTGGTTACCAGTCCTATGGGTCTGTCCTTTGGAGACCAATATTCAATTAATACACCGCTGATTGTTTTAAAGGAAAAGATTAATGACATTTCACAAGTGATTGGTGAACCGGTTCATGGGATTCTAAGTGCTGCCATTTTTAATTCGTACCAAATAGAAATAAATTATAAGCTCCGATTGATCATGTTGCATCCGAGTTCAAAAAAAATAAGTCCTTCCTTTACTGCTGTTCCAATTCAGATTTATAAAAACAAGCCTTACATAAGTACAAGAATTTGTATTTCTGATACACTTTCCCAGGTGTTCAATTTATTGTTAGATACCGGTGCGAGTTTGTCATTAATGATGTATTCAGATACTACAGGGAACCTGCAATTGCCAGATAAAATGATTCCGGGTTATTTAGGAAGTGGTCTTGGAGGTGTTTTAAACGGATATGTTGGTAAAATCAATTTACTTCAATTTGATACTTTTAAAATACAAGAGGTGATAACCCATTTTTTAAAAATTCAAACAAGTATTGGACGAACGGAAAGTCAAAGTAAAGCAGGTTTGATTGGGAATCACATCCTGGATAAGTTTCAACTAATATTTGATTACCAAAATGAAAAATTGTATCTAAAGACAACCAGAAATTACAAAAGAAAAATAGACTATGATAAATCCGGAATGATCGTAATTTCTGGGGGACTGGATCTCAATTCATTTTATATAGCACATATTTTACAAGGAACACCGGCAGCAAACGCAGGTCTTATGGAAAATGATCAGATTATAAAAATTAATTCATGGCCGACGTCTTTCTATTCATTGTCAAAGATTAATAGAATGTTACAACAGAAAGCTGGAAAAAAAATCAAATTGAGTGTTCGAAGAAATGGTCAGAAACTAAAATTTGAATTTTACTTAAAGCCCCTGATTTAA
- a CDS encoding lysophospholipid acyltransferase family protein produces MQRLIYLVIRFLIQVLSLIPYNAIYILSRFLYFILYYLIRYRRTVVKNNLTNSYIGLSKGQLDLLTKDTYRNLTEITIEGIKGLSFNEATLNERFKFQQAELIFKYINNNQSVIVANGHIGNWEWAVLQFGYYFKNKSIGIYKQIKNEYLNHYINSLRAKSTIQLLSTRETRLIAEEIPKGKIILLMGDQNPSNIKDAIWTRFLNQETACLHGIEKYAKQYKLPVIFGSIRRVKKGYYTMSFSLLTEQAELLAPGQLTQMYMAAVEQNIQDAPGNWLWTHRRWKHKREGGGLRIEN; encoded by the coding sequence ATGCAGCGACTCATTTATTTAGTCATAAGATTTCTCATACAAGTTTTAAGTTTAATTCCCTACAATGCAATTTATATTTTAAGCAGGTTTTTGTACTTCATATTATACTATCTCATCAGATATCGACGTACGGTAGTTAAAAACAACCTAACCAATAGTTACATTGGTTTATCAAAGGGTCAATTGGATTTACTTACAAAAGATACGTATCGAAATTTAACTGAAATTACGATTGAAGGCATAAAGGGACTAAGTTTTAATGAAGCAACCTTGAATGAAAGATTTAAATTTCAACAGGCGGAGCTAATATTTAAATACATCAACAACAACCAATCAGTTATTGTAGCTAATGGCCATATTGGAAATTGGGAATGGGCCGTTTTGCAATTTGGTTATTATTTCAAAAACAAAAGCATTGGAATTTATAAACAAATAAAAAATGAATATTTAAATCATTATATCAACTCACTTCGTGCTAAATCAACGATTCAACTATTATCTACACGTGAAACCCGATTAATTGCAGAAGAAATTCCTAAAGGAAAGATAATACTTTTAATGGGTGATCAAAACCCTTCAAATATAAAAGATGCAATTTGGACTCGATTTCTAAATCAGGAAACTGCATGTTTGCATGGCATAGAAAAATATGCCAAACAATATAAGTTACCTGTAATTTTTGGATCAATTAGGCGAGTTAAAAAAGGATATTATACGATGAGTTTTTCTTTATTAACCGAACAAGCTGAATTGTTAGCTCCCGGACAATTGACACAAATGTATATGGCTGCAGTAGAGCAAAACATTCAAGATGCTCCAGGAAATTGGTTATGGACACATAGGAGGTGGAAACATAAGAGGGAAGGGGGAGGATTGAGGATTGAGAATTGA
- the lnt gene encoding apolipoprotein N-acyltransferase, with the protein MHISKLKIGILLGGSLIMVVFASNYMVGHTFWGNFPLFLILPLWFSLIFGLLIYSKSLFQNQSGIWLSLLSGILLGKAFVYDSPLLFIGFIPLLFLKSNLENRAIRPKLLVHGAYAFNAFMVWNICATYWVANAALIPGFVAILLNSFFIAIPWCASVVFERHFPKIMGFSLLFFWISFEWVHQSWEISWPWLSLGNGFAFYPKWIQWYDCTGTFGGSLWILLVNLLFSKTYQNNKWNWAYIPGAIMLILIPVWIGYYKYDRVNLNGKNIEVGIIQPNYEPHFEKFSIDQREQMLRFEALSKAACTPNTKYLIWPETSFEYIQIDQIDTDWRIQRMKEIIGKGSDLCLVAGLTTLKPFKEGEPLSAAARENKRGGYPRYFEIQNSAIQLKSDSSEIPVYVKSKLVPGVETFPYRKLLPFLKPIVDKLGGSVHGLGIQKERSVFNNQSLSIAPVICYESIYGNYVGDYIRKGAQAIFIMTNDGWWDNTPGHKQHLAFGALRAIEFRRPIARCANTGISCFVNARGDISHPLAYGTQGSITNTMAFSSYETIYYKTGDLIAYVCLIFSVLALFFLLTIVLQVRFLKNR; encoded by the coding sequence ATGCATATTTCAAAATTAAAAATCGGGATATTATTAGGAGGCTCCCTCATTATGGTTGTTTTTGCCTCCAATTATATGGTTGGGCATACCTTTTGGGGCAATTTCCCACTATTCTTGATACTTCCACTGTGGTTTAGTCTAATATTTGGATTGCTAATCTATTCGAAGTCGCTATTTCAAAATCAATCAGGGATTTGGCTTAGTTTGTTATCGGGTATTCTATTAGGAAAAGCCTTCGTTTATGACAGTCCGCTACTTTTTATTGGATTCATTCCACTCCTTTTTTTAAAATCCAATCTAGAAAACCGAGCGATAAGACCAAAGCTACTGGTTCATGGAGCTTATGCATTTAATGCATTTATGGTCTGGAATATATGCGCTACCTATTGGGTTGCCAATGCTGCATTGATACCGGGTTTTGTTGCCATTTTGCTAAACAGCTTTTTTATAGCCATTCCCTGGTGCGCCTCGGTTGTATTTGAAAGGCATTTTCCAAAAATAATGGGATTTTCATTGCTGTTTTTTTGGATTAGTTTTGAATGGGTTCATCAAAGCTGGGAAATTTCCTGGCCTTGGCTTAGCCTTGGAAATGGATTTGCATTTTATCCAAAATGGATTCAGTGGTATGATTGCACAGGTACTTTTGGGGGCAGCTTGTGGATTTTATTAGTCAATCTTCTATTTTCTAAAACATATCAAAATAATAAATGGAATTGGGCTTATATACCGGGCGCTATCATGCTAATTTTAATTCCTGTCTGGATAGGATACTATAAATACGATCGGGTTAATTTAAATGGAAAAAATATTGAGGTTGGAATCATTCAACCTAATTATGAACCCCATTTTGAAAAATTTTCCATTGACCAACGAGAACAAATGCTACGGTTTGAAGCCTTGTCAAAAGCTGCCTGCACTCCCAATACGAAATATCTAATCTGGCCTGAGACCAGTTTTGAATACATCCAAATCGATCAAATTGATACTGACTGGCGGATTCAGCGTATGAAAGAAATTATTGGCAAGGGGTCTGACTTGTGTCTGGTTGCAGGATTAACTACTCTTAAACCATTTAAGGAGGGTGAACCCTTGTCTGCAGCAGCCAGAGAAAATAAACGAGGCGGATATCCCCGATACTTTGAAATTCAAAATAGTGCAATCCAGTTAAAATCTGATTCAAGTGAAATTCCAGTATATGTAAAATCTAAACTAGTCCCTGGAGTTGAAACTTTCCCTTATCGCAAATTATTACCTTTTCTTAAACCTATTGTTGATAAACTTGGAGGTTCTGTACATGGCTTAGGAATCCAAAAGGAGCGTTCTGTTTTTAACAATCAATCGCTGTCAATCGCACCTGTTATTTGTTATGAATCTATTTATGGAAATTATGTAGGCGACTATATCAGGAAAGGTGCACAAGCGATTTTTATTATGACAAATGATGGATGGTGGGATAATACACCCGGACATAAACAACATCTAGCTTTTGGAGCATTGCGCGCTATTGAGTTCCGAAGACCAATTGCACGATGCGCAAATACGGGAATTTCCTGTTTTGTAAATGCACGTGGAGATATAAGCCATCCACTTGCATATGGAACTCAAGGCAGCATAACGAACACAATGGCATTTTCAAGTTATGAGACAATTTATTATAAAACAGGTGATTTGATTGCTTACGTTTGTTTGATATTTAGTGTGCTTGCCCTGTTCTTTTTATTAACTATAGTTTTGCAAGTTCGCTTTTTAAAAAATCGATAA
- a CDS encoding endonuclease/exonuclease/phosphatase family protein, with product MQSLILYIGSTEINFIKTISIYIPEKIQWILIAMILGISILFIFPPAFLLIYRFSDYAIHWMLLCLLIGIVSLFIGNEKFLYSCFFSSGILAFFLMNSFNTDLRLVSLNNPASISLLFVNLTFTNDDINSSLQSIYNMDPDILVLEELSPDNIEKLQSTRARYPYQTMLPRIDPLGKAVLSKFPFYEESSFGIFGNPILSLGLTNQLNDSFKILVSNSLPLESSNSFSRMNEFLDSLSVKIKKDFPNVILSANFNLVPWSRDLRNFKIKTGLMASRRDNNEGISNTKTLSILNTPNNEIFYTRSLECSYFKVLLDSEGNELGLYGRYQKRVAF from the coding sequence GTGCAATCATTAATTTTGTACATAGGATCAACAGAAATCAATTTTATTAAAACAATCAGCATATACATACCAGAAAAAATTCAGTGGATCTTGATTGCAATGATCTTGGGAATTTCCATATTGTTTATATTTCCACCAGCTTTTCTGTTGATTTATAGGTTTTCCGATTATGCAATTCATTGGATGCTTTTATGCCTTTTAATTGGCATCGTGTCATTGTTTATTGGCAATGAAAAGTTTTTATACAGTTGTTTTTTCTCTTCAGGAATCCTGGCTTTTTTTCTGATGAATTCTTTTAATACGGATTTGAGACTGGTTAGTTTAAATAATCCGGCCTCAATCAGTTTGTTATTTGTGAATCTGACATTTACAAACGATGACATTAATTCTTCTCTTCAGTCAATTTATAACATGGATCCGGATATTCTCGTATTGGAGGAATTATCGCCGGATAATATAGAAAAACTGCAATCAACACGAGCCAGATATCCTTATCAAACCATGTTGCCACGTATTGATCCTTTGGGAAAGGCCGTGTTGTCAAAATTTCCTTTTTATGAAGAATCCAGTTTTGGAATATTTGGAAATCCAATTTTGAGTCTTGGCTTAACGAACCAACTGAATGATAGTTTTAAAATACTAGTATCCAATTCTTTGCCTTTGGAATCATCTAATTCATTTAGCAGAATGAATGAATTTTTAGATTCTTTGAGTGTTAAAATCAAAAAAGATTTTCCAAATGTGATCCTATCTGCCAATTTTAATTTGGTTCCCTGGTCACGTGACTTACGTAATTTTAAGATAAAAACAGGATTGATGGCCAGTCGGAGGGATAATAATGAAGGAATTTCGAATACCAAAACACTCAGTATATTGAACACTCCGAATAATGAAATATTTTATACCAGGAGTCTGGAATGCTCCTATTTCAAAGTGCTTTTAGATAGCGAGGGAAATGAATTAGGTTTGTATGGAAGGTATCAAAAAAGAGTCGCTTTTTAA
- a CDS encoding bifunctional phosphoglucose/phosphomannose isomerase: MKSMFEMIQAFPTQLEQAIQIGLNALISGHSKRIQRIYVSGMGGSGIGADFVASFIKSYAEVPYIVGKTYDVPAFVDDETLVIISSYSGNTEETIESFGKIISRGSKIVCIASGGEVLRMANQYQLDYIQLPSGWSSPRACLGFSLVAQLFVIHKLGVIPDHFISELNLAIEKMKLESNAIIEKAKHLASYLEGKIPVIYCADTIEPVAVRFRQQLNENSKILCWHHVIPEMNHNELVGWRWPQNALAPVFIRNASDHPRIQARIELTKEVVSHYTQNLIEIYSSGDSIIVRSIYLVHLLDYVTVFLADFNQIDAVEVRVIDFLKSELAKL; encoded by the coding sequence ATGAAATCAATGTTTGAAATGATCCAGGCCTTCCCAACTCAATTGGAGCAAGCTATCCAAATTGGATTAAATGCTTTAATTTCGGGTCATTCCAAGCGCATCCAACGGATTTATGTTAGTGGAATGGGCGGTTCTGGTATTGGCGCCGATTTTGTTGCCTCATTTATTAAATCATATGCTGAGGTTCCTTATATCGTTGGAAAAACGTATGATGTTCCTGCATTTGTAGACGACGAAACACTGGTAATCATCTCATCCTATTCGGGAAATACAGAGGAAACCATCGAGAGTTTTGGTAAAATAATTTCCAGAGGTTCAAAAATAGTTTGCATTGCATCAGGGGGGGAAGTATTGCGCATGGCAAATCAATATCAGTTGGATTATATTCAATTACCATCTGGTTGGTCATCACCGAGAGCTTGTCTGGGATTCTCACTGGTGGCCCAGTTATTTGTCATTCATAAATTAGGAGTTATACCGGATCATTTTATTTCAGAATTGAATTTGGCGATTGAAAAAATGAAGCTTGAATCAAATGCCATCATTGAAAAGGCAAAACACCTGGCTTCTTATCTGGAGGGAAAAATTCCTGTAATTTATTGTGCAGATACTATTGAACCGGTTGCAGTGAGATTTAGACAACAGCTCAATGAAAACAGCAAAATTCTTTGCTGGCATCATGTAATTCCGGAAATGAATCACAATGAGTTGGTAGGATGGCGTTGGCCTCAAAATGCATTAGCGCCTGTTTTTATAAGAAATGCCAGTGATCATCCACGCATTCAGGCTCGTATTGAATTGACAAAAGAAGTGGTATCTCATTATACTCAAAATTTAATTGAAATTTATTCTTCCGGTGATTCAATTATTGTTCGTTCAATTTACTTAGTTCATTTATTGGATTATGTCACCGTTTTTTTGGCAGATTTTAATCAAATAGACGCAGTTGAAGTTCGGGTTATCGATTTTTTAAAAAGCGAACTTGCAAAACTATAG
- a CDS encoding beta-N-acetylhexosaminidase, translating into MNYIITLYFLLLYNLFFVNAQTGIIKELPLIPKPKSEQIVGGNFEASTLKQIIIPAKAENALKIGRGIQNLLGLSELPVKRIKGTIVQKSKSITLSLISNPDKPEYYKLHITKNGIWIQASQDRGWFYALQTLNQIVQLNENTKRDANLLPYCIIEDEPRFPYRGMHLDVSRHFFPVSFVKNYLDLMARFKYNYFHWHLTDDQGWRIEIKRFPNLTEVGAYRKGTLIGKPGDRPQKFDTSRYGGFYTQVQVKEIIQYANERFITVIPEIEMPGHSAAALAAYPEFSCKGLPSAVANSWGVFDSGIYCTKDTSLWFLKEILNEVCDLFPGKYIHIGGDECLKENWKACEQCQAVKRRNNLKSEEELQSYFIRQIEKYINSKGKQIIGWDEILEGGLAPNATVMSWRGVEGGIAAAKQKHPVIMCPGSHCYFDHYQSMQSSEPLAIGGYTSLKKTYSFQVIPDSLKPGDKNYILGAQGNVWTEYMPTEEQVLYMSYPRALALAEVNWSAESNKNYSSFLNRLQSHVPWFKTKNMTITQGVLDIDYTTIPSQNGIVLVFQKPPVEGKILVESERGGDNVAEYLKQDSFVLNKDIQFKAWYQLTNKSLGKPLLIDFKNHKACGKKITLTETPALKYFQGGTQCLVNGIESPHKRYGGPEWVGLEGQDFTARIDLDKIDSIKSVKIQFFHDPTAWIYRPKDLEISTSLNGTDFSTPVFYQINETESKHIQPFIPLEHVFARYIQIKVRNHGMIEGNQNGAGHKAWLFVGEIEVR; encoded by the coding sequence ATGAACTATATAATCACATTATACTTTTTGCTACTTTATAATTTATTCTTTGTCAATGCCCAAACAGGTATCATAAAAGAACTTCCCCTGATTCCAAAACCAAAATCAGAACAAATCGTAGGTGGTAATTTTGAAGCATCTACTCTAAAGCAAATTATTATCCCGGCAAAAGCCGAAAATGCACTTAAAATTGGAAGGGGAATTCAAAATTTATTGGGATTGTCGGAATTGCCGGTAAAAAGGATCAAAGGGACCATCGTTCAAAAATCCAAAAGCATTACCCTTAGTCTGATTTCAAATCCTGATAAACCAGAATATTATAAATTACATATTACTAAAAATGGCATTTGGATTCAAGCAAGTCAAGATCGGGGATGGTTTTATGCTTTACAAACATTAAATCAAATTGTACAATTGAATGAAAACACAAAACGCGATGCCAATCTTTTACCATATTGCATTATAGAAGACGAACCTCGATTTCCCTATAGAGGAATGCACTTAGATGTTTCAAGGCATTTCTTTCCGGTATCTTTTGTTAAAAATTATCTGGATTTAATGGCCAGATTTAAATACAATTATTTTCACTGGCACCTGACCGATGATCAAGGTTGGCGAATTGAAATAAAAAGATTTCCAAATTTGACAGAAGTTGGTGCATATCGAAAAGGAACTCTGATTGGTAAACCAGGAGATCGTCCTCAAAAATTTGATACAAGCCGTTATGGTGGTTTTTATACACAAGTACAGGTCAAAGAAATTATTCAATATGCAAACGAACGATTTATCACTGTAATTCCTGAAATTGAAATGCCAGGACACAGTGCTGCTGCATTGGCAGCATATCCTGAATTTAGTTGTAAAGGACTCCCATCTGCTGTTGCTAATTCCTGGGGAGTATTTGATTCGGGAATTTATTGTACAAAAGATACCAGCTTATGGTTTTTAAAAGAAATATTAAATGAAGTTTGCGATTTATTTCCAGGAAAGTATATCCACATCGGTGGAGATGAATGTCTTAAAGAAAATTGGAAAGCCTGCGAGCAATGCCAAGCCGTAAAACGTAGAAATAATTTAAAATCAGAAGAAGAGCTTCAAAGTTATTTTATCCGTCAAATTGAAAAATATATCAACTCTAAAGGAAAACAAATAATTGGTTGGGATGAAATTTTGGAAGGCGGTCTTGCACCAAATGCTACCGTTATGTCTTGGCGGGGTGTTGAAGGTGGAATTGCAGCTGCAAAGCAAAAGCATCCAGTAATTATGTGTCCGGGCAGTCATTGTTATTTTGATCATTATCAGTCAATGCAATCCAGCGAACCATTAGCAATAGGTGGATATACCTCGCTTAAGAAAACCTATTCTTTTCAAGTAATACCAGATAGTCTGAAGCCTGGTGATAAAAATTACATTCTAGGAGCTCAAGGCAATGTGTGGACTGAATACATGCCAACTGAAGAACAGGTTTTGTATATGAGTTATCCAAGAGCACTGGCATTAGCTGAAGTAAACTGGAGTGCTGAATCCAACAAAAACTACAGTAGTTTTTTAAACCGTTTGCAATCTCATGTCCCTTGGTTTAAAACTAAAAACATGACGATTACACAGGGCGTTCTTGATATTGATTATACAACCATTCCTTCACAAAATGGAATTGTATTGGTATTTCAAAAACCACCTGTTGAAGGAAAAATCCTGGTTGAATCTGAACGTGGAGGAGACAATGTTGCTGAATATTTAAAACAAGATAGCTTTGTTTTAAATAAAGACATTCAATTTAAAGCTTGGTATCAATTGACGAATAAATCACTCGGCAAACCCCTCTTGATTGATTTTAAAAATCATAAGGCCTGTGGAAAAAAAATCACGCTGACTGAAACACCCGCATTAAAATATTTTCAGGGTGGAACACAATGCCTTGTAAATGGAATCGAATCGCCTCACAAGAGATATGGAGGACCCGAGTGGGTTGGACTTGAAGGACAAGATTTTACTGCCCGTATTGATTTAGATAAAATTGACTCCATTAAATCTGTAAAAATTCAATTTTTCCACGATCCTACTGCATGGATCTACAGACCAAAAGATTTGGAAATTTCAACCAGCTTGAATGGTACAGATTTTAGTACTCCGGTATTTTATCAAATCAATGAAACGGAATCAAAACACATTCAACCCTTTATTCCATTAGAGCATGTTTTTGCCCGTTATATACAGATCAAAGTTAGAAATCACGGAATGATAGAAGGCAATCAAAATGGTGCTGGACATAAAGCCTGGTTATTTGTTGGGGAAATTGAAGTCAGATAG
- a CDS encoding glucose-1-phosphate thymidylyltransferase, whose translation MDTRNLIFVEPDHRDSLKPFSWSRPVSSFRIGILTIAEKWERHLNAKSSNFIPGYLQDKFKCSIEADNLLIKSHCIPNQTLLQLVNQLKLGEFIRCDQDWIAARLSDQQCEDFLNNPGSFNISGSRVAADQLNLLMNLWEIFQWNDAGLKSDFNLICNGRKSQPLDNSNRLIGNSIFIEEGAVISHSVINTNTGPVYIGKDAEIMEGCMIRGSLAVLEKSQLKMGSKIYGATTIGPESRVGGELNNVIIQGFSNKAHDGFLGNSVIGEWCNLGADSNSSNLKNNYEEVKIWNYPTKRFIKTNSLFCGLMMGDHAKCGINTMFNTATVVGFGANVFGDGFPRQYIPEFSWGGASGFSTFKLEKFFQTAMAAMSRRGQVFNEIDQNISKEIYALSQSFRTWDKQD comes from the coding sequence ATGGACACTAGGAATTTAATCTTTGTTGAACCCGATCACCGGGATAGTTTGAAACCATTTTCATGGTCCAGACCGGTATCCAGTTTTAGAATTGGCATTTTAACCATTGCTGAAAAATGGGAACGCCACTTGAATGCAAAATCATCCAATTTTATTCCTGGATATTTGCAGGATAAATTTAAATGCAGCATTGAAGCAGACAATCTATTAATCAAATCACATTGCATTCCAAATCAAACATTGCTTCAATTAGTGAATCAATTAAAACTCGGAGAATTCATCCGTTGTGATCAAGATTGGATTGCTGCCCGATTGTCTGATCAGCAATGTGAAGATTTTTTAAACAATCCGGGTTCTTTCAATATTTCGGGATCCAGGGTAGCTGCTGATCAATTAAATTTATTGATGAATCTTTGGGAGATTTTTCAATGGAATGATGCCGGATTAAAAAGTGATTTTAATTTAATATGCAATGGACGCAAATCTCAACCATTGGATAATTCCAATCGATTGATAGGAAATTCAATTTTTATCGAAGAGGGAGCTGTGATTTCCCACAGTGTGATCAATACAAATACCGGGCCGGTCTATATTGGAAAGGACGCTGAAATCATGGAAGGATGTATGATACGTGGAAGTTTGGCCGTATTGGAAAAATCTCAACTGAAAATGGGTTCAAAAATTTATGGAGCAACTACCATTGGTCCTGAATCAAGAGTAGGAGGGGAACTCAATAATGTTATAATTCAAGGATTTTCAAATAAAGCGCACGATGGATTTTTAGGAAACAGTGTCATAGGGGAATGGTGTAATTTGGGTGCTGACAGTAATAGTTCCAATTTGAAAAATAATTACGAAGAAGTAAAAATCTGGAATTATCCAACAAAACGCTTTATTAAAACGAATTCATTATTTTGTGGATTGATGATGGGCGATCATGCTAAATGTGGAATTAATACGATGTTTAATACCGCAACTGTAGTTGGGTTTGGGGCAAATGTATTTGGTGATGGATTCCCAAGACAGTATATCCCTGAATTTTCATGGGGAGGCGCATCTGGTTTTTCTACGTTTAAACTAGAGAAGTTTTTTCAAACAGCGATGGCTGCCATGAGCAGACGTGGACAAGTGTTTAATGAAATTGATCAGAATATTTCTAAAGAGATCTATGCTTTAAGCCAATCATTCAGAACATGGGATAAACAGGATTGA
- a CDS encoding fused MFS/spermidine synthase codes for MFKLKYYLSFLFDVLLEQHETPINPLLKLYLSQGQLKLVSSNAVYSYGNHYYNFRDSFSILHLDQFKLKDILILGLGTGSILQILEQKYKIHAAFDAVEIDPVIVSIFEKYKNEISNNSCKIFVKDALEFMNSNQKTYDLICMDIFNDRTVPVQFETNDFLISLKNSLTDHGILIYNRINYNGMDQDKNEQFFKLFEEVFPNAGIIKLDFNWMFVVKPGGLLK; via the coding sequence ATGTTTAAACTAAAGTACTACCTGAGTTTTTTATTTGATGTACTGCTTGAACAACATGAAACTCCTATTAATCCGCTCTTAAAATTGTATCTTTCTCAAGGACAGCTTAAATTGGTTTCTTCCAATGCTGTTTATTCTTATGGTAACCACTACTATAATTTCAGAGATAGCTTTTCCATTTTGCATTTAGACCAATTTAAATTAAAGGATATACTTATTTTAGGTTTAGGTACCGGAAGTATTTTGCAAATTCTCGAACAAAAGTATAAGATACATGCTGCATTCGATGCCGTGGAAATCGACCCGGTAATCGTTTCTATTTTTGAAAAGTACAAAAACGAAATATCTAATAATTCATGTAAGATCTTTGTAAAAGATGCTTTGGAATTTATGAATTCCAACCAAAAAACATACGATTTAATTTGTATGGATATTTTTAATGACCGGACTGTTCCAGTACAATTCGAAACCAATGATTTTTTAATTTCTTTAAAAAATTCTTTGACCGATCATGGTATATTAATTTATAACCGAATCAATTATAATGGAATGGATCAGGATAAAAATGAACAATTTTTTAAATTATTTGAAGAGGTATTTCCTAATGCAGGCATTATTAAATTGGATTTTAACTGGATGTTTGTTGTTAAACCTGGGGGCTTACTAAAATAA